In Chroicocephalus ridibundus chromosome 2, bChrRid1.1, whole genome shotgun sequence, the DNA window TTTTTATTTTGTCCTAATGAATACAATCCTCTGGCTTGAACTGCTGGAAATCCGAGCATTTACCCACATTTTTCCTAATAAGTCCCCTTGGAAAGCGTTCTAGTTCTCCAGGCTTGTCTGCTCAGGAGATGCTAGCGCATGCACTAAGGCAGAGTGTGTCTGCCATATGCAAGCTGCTCAGCTGTAAATCTTTGTATGACTGTTAAATCACTGTAATTCCTGGATAACGCTTTCCTGAAGTGCAAGccattacatttcattttccagttaTTCTGTGTATTCCTGTTTTAGCCTGAGCAATTTTCTGGTCAAACAAACCTCAACTTCACCTATCTCTGCTGGCAGCCACCGCGTTTGCCCAGCTGCTATATTTGTGCTGGTGGCTGGTATGCCCTCAGATTGGCAAAGGGACTTGTTGATGTGACTTAGAGTGGTATCTCAGTCATCAATTTATGTGAGAAAAAGAGCTGTTGCCAGATGATGATCATTCAGTCATCTGTATCTGGGGACACAAACTTTTATGTCACGTCATCCGCTTCTTAATATAGCAAATATCACCAGGACATCTCCCTGCTAATTGATAAATACATTTCCTTCCCCCTGATAATCAAGTAGTGTTATCACCATAAGGGTGCTGGCTGCCATCTTAGCCTTTCATGATCCTTCTTAGTTAAAACACCTAAACCAGTGAGAAACGCTCATGGGGAAAGTAACACTACAAAGTTGCTAAAGCATCAAATCAGATAAAGAaggatttaatgtaattttttttcctgctaatagAGTGTAACCACTGAAAGCAGGCAGAGAGCCAGCAACATGTGGCAGCAGCCACATTTTTAACACAACTGTTTATGCGAAATAACTGTCAGTTTAAGTCCTGGCCCTTTGATGAGTGAGAATCTAATTGCTCTAATGATCGCGAATCTTTGCTTTTGCTGCGAGCGAGCAGGTGCGCAGCTGAGACCCCAGCTCGACCTCTGAgtggaaaatgctggttttggtgAGGTTGGCTACAGGCATGAAGCCAGGCAGGGGGTCGGCCGCTGCTTGCCATGGCGTCACCTGCGGCTGCCTTGgccccagtgcccaccagtggcAGAGCTGACTGACACCCAGAGAAGTACCTCAGGGCTTCTGCCTGAAAAACACtcaaaggggaaaatgaaagagTTGCAATGCTCCTTGCAGACAAAACTTCCCTGAAGCCATGTGTCAACTCATCCTGCCTCTTGCTGCAACTCCAAATAAAGTTTATTTGGGGGTTTGATTTCCTCAGGAGAGGGATGCACTGCTGAATACCCTAGATGAAACTGCCTACGCCAAGCAGGACTGACCATTACCTGGATCAGCCGGACAGGGTTTTGCATAATGTCTTCTCCCCCAAAGAGGTAGACCCTCTGATCTTTGGCAGCCACAGCAGGGTGAAGGACGGCAACAGGCATCTTTGCCATGCTCTCACAGGTGTTGTAGACGCTATCATATCTTTCCACAGAATTAAGGATTTCCTGGTTTTCACCAATTCCACCGAAcgataaaatataatttttatatgcCAAGCTTCTGTGGGAGTAACGTGGAACTAACATGTGCTCAGCCAACCTCCACTGATTGAGTTTGAGGGAGTAAATGTAAATATTATCACTGACTGGGTTTTTCTTATTGCTAACGGGCATCCCTCCGAGCACATAAATATTGCTGTGTAAGCTCACTGCAGAGGCTTTGTACAGGCGCATGGGAAGTTTGGCCAGGCTTAGCCATTGGTTCGTCTTGTCATCATAAAGCAGGACGTCCCTCGTCGTCTGCTGGCTGTCCTTCCTGCCACCAATGATGATGAGGAACTCTTGGTTGGAGTACCTGCGAGGAACATGCAGCATGGGCTTGATGTCAGGTGCGTTGGTGCTGTACAAGGAAAACATTTGTCTCCGGGCTGACTCAAGGATGCTCCTGCAAGTAGGTGAGGACTGAACAAGGGAGTCATTGGCGATGAAGTGGAAGAGGAAAGTTGGATGGACGTACTGAAGCCGGACTTTCTTGAACAATTCTTGGATGTAGCCTTGTCTTGCCTGAAGGTCATGCCGGATCCAGACCATTAGTGTCTCAAagacctgctcctcctccccgcagAGCTCATCGTCCCCAAGGTAATCAATGAGCTCCAAGGGACAAAGGTCCTTCAGGTCCTCAGAAGAGGCCACCTCAGGAAAGCATTTCAAAGCCATAGCCTTGGCTTTCTTATTCAGGCTTTGGCAGTTCAAGACTTTGGCCAGTCTGATCATGCTCAGACAGTTGTCAGGAGTCAGCTTGTCTTGGAGGTAGGCAGAGCAGGCCTCGAACAGCTTAGTGTACTGCAGCATGGAGGCCGTCTCCAACAGGCGCGGGACATTCTCAGTGGATATAAGAATCTCCCCAGTGTAAACGTAAAGGATAAGCTGATCCAAAATCTCAGCATCGATGCCCTTCAGGATGACTTTAGCCTGACGACTCTCTCTGAAGTCATTGCAGAACATCGCCTTGAAGTATGGACTGCTGGAAGCCAGCACGTTTCGGTGGCAGGGGATTTCGAAGCCCCCGGAGCAGAGGGTAACATCAGTCAGCATCCCGCTCTGCCGCAGAGCGTTCAGCTGCCTCAACAGTTCAGAGGAGAAGTCCTGGTCTTTGAAGAGAAACTCCTCAGTGGATCCCTCCTCCATAGCGAAATAGGAGAGAGATGAATTCCGAACTTGGCAGAAAAAACCAAATTCTTAGCAGCTTTTATTGAAGTATCCACATCCAAGGGAACAAATCGGGACTTTGATGTTGATCTAAATATCCGTTCACTGTTATGCATAAAAATGGAACATGGGTTAAGCACAGTGGGAAACTAATAAAGAAGCTAAAAGGTCGCTAAGACcctttaaaattttcatgaaGTTATCAGATAGGTTGCAGCTCTGAGGTCAGCACTGCCTGTGTCCCTGGCAAGAAGCAAAAGCACTGAAGTTATCTCACTGATTTGGGATGAAAGCTGGATGGCTGAAGCAATTGGTTTGTTCGCTTTAATCACGTTGAATAAATGCGCTTAGACATTTATTCACTATTTTAAAGTATTAGCAGTTTAGTAGCTTGCGCCTCTTTCCCCTAGAGTTAGTCACTCCCAAAGAATGTAAATCTGGCAGAGCTGAACTCTGCAGCAGGGCAAAAGAAACCCTAGAGACTGGGAATCTGCATTAAAACGGTTATTTATTAACTCTGCTTagctgtgcttttttaaaaaaatgttaatcaGACACACAATGACTAAATTaagtgccaggcagaaaaatatgaTGAGTATCTATTGTCATGGCTAACTGCTCAACCTGCAGTGAAACGGTAGGGTAGAAACGTTTACCTTCTGTTGTCCTTCACTGCATGCACTTACTCTCTGTCGTTTATTCTCTGCTGAGATTTTCCATAGCTAGAGCCTGGATAAAAAAACCTATAAACCCACAGGATGTTTCTTTCAGTAGGTAAGTGATTCATAGAGGGTGATTTCTGGACGTGTTTATTCTGAAGTCACTTTTGCCGCTTTGGGGAGCAGCGCGCAGGAGCGGCGAGGCGGTGGGGCATTGTATACATTCCAGAGCTAAGAATAGGCGCACACGGGCTTCTCGCTGTTATCACATGTGACGCCGCTGTTGCCTTTTGCAATGACCTGGACACTACTGAGCATGCCCGAGTGGTGTTTTTCTGGCAAATGTTTACATATAATAAATAGACATGGAGAGGAAAGTTCACTTATAAAAGTCCTGGCCGTCTGCTCGGAAAGAGCGGCAGGACCCTGTCCTAAAGTGCCTGGGAACTCTAGAAGC includes these proteins:
- the KLHL38 gene encoding kelch-like protein 38, with protein sequence MEEGSTEEFLFKDQDFSSELLRQLNALRQSGMLTDVTLCSGGFEIPCHRNVLASSSPYFKAMFCNDFRESRQAKVILKGIDAEILDQLILYVYTGEILISTENVPRLLETASMLQYTKLFEACSAYLQDKLTPDNCLSMIRLAKVLNCQSLNKKAKAMALKCFPEVASSEDLKDLCPLELIDYLGDDELCGEEEQVFETLMVWIRHDLQARQGYIQELFKKVRLQYVHPTFLFHFIANDSLVQSSPTCRSILESARRQMFSLYSTNAPDIKPMLHVPRRYSNQEFLIIIGGRKDSQQTTRDVLLYDDKTNQWLSLAKLPMRLYKASAVSLHSNIYVLGGMPVSNKKNPVSDNIYIYSLKLNQWRLAEHMLVPRYSHRSLAYKNYILSFGGIGENQEILNSVERYDSVYNTCESMAKMPVAVLHPAVAAKDQRVYLFGGEDIMQNPVRLIQVYHVSRNTWFRMETRVVKNVCAPAVLIGDQIIIVGGYTRRIIAYDTKGNKFVKCADMKDRRMHHGATVIKNKLYVTGGRCLTADNVIEDLDSLDCYDPETNTWTPKGKLPHKLFDHGCLTLQCVPCSNLL